TTTGTTCCGATGCACGATATGCCGGGAGGCACGCTGCGCGATCGCACTCCAACGTGTGTCTTAACAAAAGTTAATACAGTGTCGATTACTTTTGTCCGACTACTTAGTTCAAAAACCCGGTTTCTTGAAGAAACCGGGTTTCTCGTCAAACATCGCACCCACAGGCATTATGGCCACCTAGTTTTTTGGAAATTTATCTGAAATTACATCTATCCAAAGTTAGATATCCGATCGATTACTTGATATTCGATCGCTCCCCTAAAGCACGCGGAATAGCCTCATAACGGCGTCGAATCGCTTCTATTCGCGCCAACAGTTCGCGAATGCTGAATGGTTTGATGATATAGTCATCTGCACCGGCTTTTAACCCCCAAACTTTTTCCGAATCGTGGTTAATCACTGTCATGATCAGAATCGGTACATCTGAGAATTGTCGGATGCGCCAGCAGATTTCAATACCCTCCATTCCCGGCAATATCAAGTCTAAAAGAACGATATCCGGTTGTTTTTCTTTGGCTAAATTTAGTGCTGTTGGGCCATCTTTGGCCATTGTCACCTTATAACCTGCTTGCACTAAAGCAAAAGATAGTATTGCTCGCAATTCCTCATCGTCATCCACTATTAATACGTGAAGGTCTGGTGTCTGCTCTTGAAGCTCATAATAGGTAGCTTCTGAGCCATCAGCCTCAACTTTTAGAAAAATATCATTCCACATTATCGAGCTTAGGATTTTGGCTACAATTTCTAGCTTGACAGATGTACCCCCAATCTTTATAACTTTCTGTAGGCAGATTTGTAATCTTTCTCAAGAGTGGTTACCCAACCAAAGCTTTAGGCTAGTCGGAGAATTGATAATTACCACTTCCAGAAGATAGTTTTCTCGCTAAGTCATCCTAATTAACTAAGATAATTACCTCTTTGGTTAGAGATCGGCTAAAGTCGATTTAACGATCTCTACTAATTCAGCTTCAGACCAAGGTTTCAATAAGCAGCTATGCAGGTTTGCTTCTGTTTTTGCTCGTTCAATTGCTGAGTCATCAGCTTGACCGGTCAGCATGACTTTAACAATATTAGGAAATTCCTGATGGACGCGAATCAGAAACTCATCTCCCCTCATTCCAGGCATTAACCAGTCTGAGACAATCATCGTAATGTTGATTCCCTCTTCAGCGAGTTCTCTAATTACCTCTAAAGCTTCATCGGGGTCTTCAGCCATTTCATATACGTAGTCATCCCCAAAAGCCGCTTTTAGTTGCGCTCTCAGACTCTGCAATATCACTCTCTCATCATCAACACATAAAATAACTGGTTTAGACATTCTCTCACTCCTGAGTTAATTGTATAGAAGAAAAACAGTGAATTTAGTCCGGCCCGGTTCGCTTTCAACCTCGATTTTACCAGAATGCTTTTCGACAATTTTTTTGACAATATCTAGCCCCAAACCGCTACCTTCGCCTGGTGGTTTGGTAGTAAAAAATGGCTCGAATATTTTTGATTTTATATCTTCGGGGATACCCTTGCCGCTATCGGTAATGCTAATCATAGCCTGCTGTTGAAACTGATTTATATCGATCCTCAAAGTGCCGCGATAATTCATTGCTTGTAGGGCATTGTGAATGAGATTTGTCCAAACTTGGTTGAGTTCGTCTGGATAACATAGTACAGGCGGTAATTCCGCATAATTTCTAATTACTTCTATGCCTTGTTTGATTTGATTCTGATAGAGAGTTAAAATAGTTTCAATTCCCTCACTCAGGTTGGCAGGAACCATTTTCGCCGAATTGTCGTAACGGGCATAGGTTTTGAGGGCAAACACTACTTTCGAGGCGCGTTCTGTCGCGGTGTTGATGGTATCTGTGCCTCTTTTTAATTCGGAAAGTTGATAAGCTATTTCTACAATTGGCAAACTGTCAGGTTTTTTTAATAAAGGGATAAATGTTTCAATTTCTTGATAAACGCCCATGATTACGAGGCGATCGGCTATTATATCGGCGTTGTCGATCGCTAATTCTTCCAATCGTCGTTGCAAGCTTCTTCTGAATTGGCGCTCTTCTTTGGTTGATAATGAGATCTCTTGTTGAAGCGATCGCTGCAATAGTCCCAAAAAATCCTGCACTTCTTCTGGCGAGAGGGATTGAAACAGCGGCGGTAACTCTTCTAGGGTTTGATTCAACAATTTGGAAATATTTCCAGCAGAGGAACGAATTGCTCCCAAGGGAGTATTGACTTCATGGGCAATACCTGCAATCAATTGTCCCAAAGCTGCCATTTTTTCCGATTGAATCAGTTCTTCTTGGGTAGCTTTCAATTGTTGCAAGGTTATTGCCAATTCCTCATTAGTTTTGGCTAACTGAGCGTTTTTCTGTTCGAGACTCTTTTGCAAGGAACGTAAAGCCAAGTGCGTTTCTACACGCGCCAAAACTTCTTCTACCTGAAAGGGTTTGGTAATGTAGTCTACTCCGCCGACTGCAAAAGCTTTTACCTTATCGAGAACGTCATTGATGGCGCTGATAAATATTACCGGAATATCGCGAGTTAGTTCATCTGATTTTAGCTGTTGGCAGACTTCATAGCCATCCATTTCTGGCATCATAATGTCCAGCAAAATCAAATCTGGAATAGATTGGCGAATACCCGCAAGTGCCAACTTTCCACTGGGTACGGCTCGAACTTTGTAACCCTGTTCGTTCAAGATACCAACTAACAGGCGCAAGTTCGCTGGTGTATCGTCGATCGCTAAAATATTGGCTTTAAAATCGGTCATCGGTCATCGGTCATTGGTCAGTTGTTAGTTGTCAGTTGTCTCTAGTTAAGGAATTGTAGGTTGGGTTTCCTGGCTTCAACTCAACCTACGAAAACTATTAGCATCAATAATTAATGTCAAAACCTTGTCATATTGAAAATTGTCAATACAACTTTCAATGGCATTGGCAAGAGGAGCGTTTTGGGTACGAATTTGTTCTATTATTGTGGCAATTAAATCCAAATCGCCTTGAGGAATTGCCTCTTGCAGGTTAGCTACCCATTCCGCAGGTAGCGCTGCTATCGCCGCAGAAGTCAGTGT
This genomic stretch from Aerosakkonema funiforme FACHB-1375 harbors:
- a CDS encoding response regulator transcription factor, producing the protein MWNDIFLKVEADGSEATYYELQEQTPDLHVLIVDDDEELRAILSFALVQAGYKVTMAKDGPTALNLAKEKQPDIVLLDLILPGMEGIEICWRIRQFSDVPILIMTVINHDSEKVWGLKAGADDYIIKPFSIRELLARIEAIRRRYEAIPRALGERSNIK
- a CDS encoding response regulator codes for the protein MSKPVILCVDDERVILQSLRAQLKAAFGDDYVYEMAEDPDEALEVIRELAEEGINITMIVSDWLMPGMRGDEFLIRVHQEFPNIVKVMLTGQADDSAIERAKTEANLHSCLLKPWSEAELVEIVKSTLADL
- a CDS encoding hybrid sensor histidine kinase/response regulator, with the translated sequence MTDFKANILAIDDTPANLRLLVGILNEQGYKVRAVPSGKLALAGIRQSIPDLILLDIMMPEMDGYEVCQQLKSDELTRDIPVIFISAINDVLDKVKAFAVGGVDYITKPFQVEEVLARVETHLALRSLQKSLEQKNAQLAKTNEELAITLQQLKATQEELIQSEKMAALGQLIAGIAHEVNTPLGAIRSSAGNISKLLNQTLEELPPLFQSLSPEEVQDFLGLLQRSLQQEISLSTKEERQFRRSLQRRLEELAIDNADIIADRLVIMGVYQEIETFIPLLKKPDSLPIVEIAYQLSELKRGTDTINTATERASKVVFALKTYARYDNSAKMVPANLSEGIETILTLYQNQIKQGIEVIRNYAELPPVLCYPDELNQVWTNLIHNALQAMNYRGTLRIDINQFQQQAMISITDSGKGIPEDIKSKIFEPFFTTKPPGEGSGLGLDIVKKIVEKHSGKIEVESEPGRTKFTVFLLYN